The genomic interval CCACGGCAACAAAGCCATCATCACCTGCGCCATCACCGGCGTGCTGACGGACCCCGGCCAGCACCACGTGCCCGTCACGCCCGAGCAACTGGCAAAAGAGGCCCGTCGCGCCTGCGACGCAGGCGCCGCCGTGGTCCACGTGCACTTTCGCAACCAGGAGCCCGGCAAGGGCCACCTTCCCAGCTGGGATCCGCAGGTGGCGCGCGACTGCGTGTTGGCCATGCGCGAGGCCTGCCCCGGCCTGATCATCAACCAGACCACCGGCGTGGTCGGCCCCCACTACCAGGGCCCGCTCGATTGCCTGCGCGCCACCCGCCCCGAGATGGCTGCGTGCAACGCCGGCTCGCTCAACTACCTGAAGGTGCGCAGCAACGGCACCTGGGCCTGGCCGCCCATGCTGTTCGACAACCAGCCCGCCAAGGTCAAGGACTTCATTGAAGTGATGCTGGAGACCGGCACGTTGCCCGAGTTCGAATGCTTCGACGTGGGCATCGTGCGCTGCGTGGAGATGTATGTGCAGACCGGCATGTACACCGAGCGCCTGCCCGAATACAACTTCGTGATGGGCGTCGAGTCCGGCATGCCTGCGGACCCGGACCTGCTGCCCATTCTGCTCAAGCTCAAGATCAAGGACGCGCCATGGCAAGCCACCGTCATCGGCCGCAGCGAGATCTGGCCCGTGCACCAGCGCGTGGCCGAGCTGGGCGGGCATTTGCGCACGGGGCTGGAAGATACGTTCTATCTGCCGGATGGGACCAAGGCGGATTCGAACGGGCCGTTGATCGATAAGCTGGCGCAGTACGCGCGCAACGCGGGGCGGGAGGTGGCTTCGCCGCAGGAGGCGCGGGGGATGTTGGGGTTGAAGGAGTCAGCGGCTACCGCAGTCCTCTGATCCCCTCCGCGTGGAAGTGGTCAGCTCTTTCTGCATCGGATCCTTGCAAATTGATCGCTTAGTATTCGGGCTGTATGCGCTATGGGCAAGCGCTGATAGCTATAAAAGGAGGAGTGAATTCCCCGCAGGGGTTGATCGCACGGATTGAAGAAAATATACTTGTACGTATAAGTGTTTGGCAAAGGAGTTCGTCATGTCCCAAATCACTCTTTACCTGGACGATGCAACCCAAGCCCTGGTTGATCAGGCTGCACAGGCCAACGGTGTGTCTAAAAGCCGGTGGGTCGCGGACATCATCCGCAAGTACGCATCCCACGAGTGGCCGCAAGATTGCTTGAACCTTGCGGGCCGCTTTGCTGACTTCCCTTTGCGAGAACAGGGCTCTGACCAACCTGCGGATGTACCAAGGGTGGGCTTTTGAGCATGTTGGTTCTCGATAGCAACACCATCAGCTACTACTTCCGTGGCGACCCTTTGGTGGTACCGCGCATGCAGGCGCTGAAGCCTGTGGAGGTTGGCGTGCCCGCCATCGTTGAATATGAACTGCGGTATGGACTAATGCGCTTGCCGCCAGAGGCTGCAGCGCCACGGTTTGCCGCATTGGCCCAGCTGCTACAGCCCGTGCAGGTGCTTCCTTTTGACAGCGAATGCGCCGCGCATGCTGCACGGATTCGAGCTGAACTCGAGTCGGTGGGAACGCCCATTGGTCCGCACGACACTCTGATCGCTGCAACGGCATTACGCCATCAGGCCACATTGGTGACGCGCAATGTGCGGGAGTTTTCGCGGGTGCCGGGGTTGCAGTGGGTGGATTGGCATGCCCGTTAGAGATTTTTCTTCTGAGCAAGCTAGGCATGAGCTACGGGAGCTTGTTGGCTATGAAGACTGGCTTCTCCACTCTGTTTACAAGCTGACTGAGGATGAGCTCTTTCCCGAATGGCCAGATGCCGTTGTGTACGACGCAGACACTAAATCTTCAATAGTCAGGAATTTTGGCCGGGGGAATGTAGTGCTGTTTGATTGGCGCCCAGGCTTCCTCCAAGTCGCGCCACCGCTGGTCTTTGTTGCTTCTTTCAAATTGCTCGATATGTTGTTCGAGTGGGTTCTCAAGGGGAACGGCCAGCCCGCAGAGTTCCGCTTTAAGGGGAAGATCAAGCAACTAGCCTCGCCAGGCCTTGTATACCCATCCGTCCTGCATGCCCGGCCATGGTTGGTGGCCGCTCTAATACAAGTGTTCTGAGCCGCTGCGCGGAACCATCATTCACTCTCGCCACTTTGATTCGTCGAATGGGGGATTGCGGATCGCAAGCTCAAAGAATGAGGTAATTGGCGAGCGCATTGATCTCAGTGCGGAGGACCTGCGCACATATGCGCAGCTCTCGGTGTCGGTGCTCAAGTATCTGCACGGTGATTGGCATTTGGATGCCCATCGCGAGAAATGCCTGCGTTGGCAAATCGACGCGCTTCAAAAATTGCACAGGTTGGAGCCGTTGGGGCAAGCGCAGCCTCGTCATATGTGCGTCCGGTGGAACACACGCGATCCCAACCTACGAATCGTTGATGTCCCTCGCTTACAAAGAGACATCTTGGAACGCAACCCTGGCCAAGATGTCACTTTCGACCTGAGGATCGTCATCACCGACGATGAGAGGAATTCCCCACGCGCCTATCTCATCCCTTGTGAAGTCCTGCCGAGGTTGGACTCGCTCCTTGAAGAGCGATGGTCAGATTACATCAGTCCGATTCCCGACGAGACCGAAGTAGCTGCGTCAATTCAAAAAGTGGGACAGTAGCGTTTTATTGCGGCACTGGTTTCACCTTCGACGTTGAATCCGGCACCGTACCTAGCCGCCAGTTCATCCGCTCGCTGCAAGAACGCTTCCAGGCCCGTCCCATAGATAAACTGCATCGCCCCCCCCGTCCACGCCGGAAACCCAATCCCAAAGATCGACCCAATGTTCGCGTCATGCACGCTGGTCAGTACGCCCTCGGCCAGGCAGCGCGCGGTCTCGATCGCTTGGCGGTAGAGCAGACGGTCCTGAATCTCCTGCACGCTCCATTCCACACCGGGTTTTTCGAACAGCGTTTTCAACTCCGGCCACA from Acidovorax sp. FHTAMBA carries:
- a CDS encoding CopG family transcriptional regulator, producing the protein MSQITLYLDDATQALVDQAAQANGVSKSRWVADIIRKYASHEWPQDCLNLAGRFADFPLREQGSDQPADVPRVGF
- a CDS encoding 3-keto-5-aminohexanoate cleavage protein, which produces MHSTDHGNKAIITCAITGVLTDPGQHHVPVTPEQLAKEARRACDAGAAVVHVHFRNQEPGKGHLPSWDPQVARDCVLAMREACPGLIINQTTGVVGPHYQGPLDCLRATRPEMAACNAGSLNYLKVRSNGTWAWPPMLFDNQPAKVKDFIEVMLETGTLPEFECFDVGIVRCVEMYVQTGMYTERLPEYNFVMGVESGMPADPDLLPILLKLKIKDAPWQATVIGRSEIWPVHQRVAELGGHLRTGLEDTFYLPDGTKADSNGPLIDKLAQYARNAGREVASPQEARGMLGLKESAATAVL
- a CDS encoding type II toxin-antitoxin system VapC family toxin, with amino-acid sequence MLVLDSNTISYYFRGDPLVVPRMQALKPVEVGVPAIVEYELRYGLMRLPPEAAAPRFAALAQLLQPVQVLPFDSECAAHAARIRAELESVGTPIGPHDTLIAATALRHQATLVTRNVREFSRVPGLQWVDWHAR